A DNA window from Phyllostomus discolor isolate MPI-MPIP mPhyDis1 chromosome X, mPhyDis1.pri.v3, whole genome shotgun sequence contains the following coding sequences:
- the NBDY gene encoding negative regulator of P-body association, translated as MGDQPCTSGRSTLPPGNTREIKPPKKRCLLAPRWDYPEGTPNGGSTPLPSAPPPASPGLKSHPPPPEK; from the coding sequence ATGGGGGACCAACCTTGCACCTCCGGGAGATCTACGCTCCCACCTGGAAACACGCGGGAAATCAAGCCTCCGAAAAAGCGCTGCCTCCTAGCTCCACGGTGGGATTATCCGGAAGGGACCCCCAACGGAGGTAGTACCCCTCTCCCCTCCGCACCTCCTCCTGCATCACCCGGCCTGAAGTCGCACCCTCCTCCTCCGGAGAAGTAG